A single Triticum dicoccoides isolate Atlit2015 ecotype Zavitan chromosome 2A, WEW_v2.0, whole genome shotgun sequence DNA region contains:
- the LOC119355923 gene encoding uncharacterized protein LOC119355923: MSMRDRRASAVSPSLRFLGFIKQPDDAGAADQELELDERDVVWSSSPSFSSASTASSPSPTPSPSGGSHRWPLSSRAFPSGGAGLSSLIADEDSRSPSAAIPAAARRERQPRSQPYHQSAPVAVPAWSKATADRRRREAEQEAADEEDEEDNELMVPPHEMAARRAAAAASVMEGAGRTLKGRDLRRMRNAVWRTTGFLDL, translated from the coding sequence ATGTCCATGCGCGACCGCCGCGCCTCCGCCGTGTCCCCGTCGCTGCGCTTCCTCGGCTTCATCAAGCAGCCGGATGACGCCGGCGCTGCCGACCAGGAGCTCGAGCTCGACGAGCGCGACGTAGTCTGGTCGTCGTCCCCCTCCTTCTCCTCGGCCTCCACCGCCTCGTCGCCCTCGCCCACGCCGTCCCCGTCCGGGGGGAGCCACCGCTGGCCCCTCTCCTCCCGCGCCTTCCCGTCCGGCGGCGCCGGCCTGTCGTCGCTCATCGCCGACGAGGACAGCCGCTCGCCCAGCGCGGCCATCCCGGCCGCGGCCCGACGGGAGAGGCAGCCGCGCTCGCAGCCGTACCACCAGTCTGCGCCGGTGGCCGTGCCTGCCTGGTCCAAGGCGACGGCGGACAGGCGACGCCGGGAGGCGGAGCAAGAGGCCgctgacgaggaggacgaggaagacAACGAACTCATGGTGCCGCCGCACGAGATGGCCGCgcgccgggccgcggcggcggcgtcggTGATGGAGGGCGCCGGGCGGACGCTGAAGGGGCGCGACCTCCGGCGCATGCGCAACGCCGTGTGGCGTACCACCGGCTTCCTCGACCTGTGA